One region of Armigeres subalbatus isolate Guangzhou_Male chromosome 3, GZ_Asu_2, whole genome shotgun sequence genomic DNA includes:
- the LOC134220074 gene encoding uncharacterized protein LOC134220074 yields MRRIARLIVLTVALELVWGQCTVNLRTDLVSPEPVFFRTATQLWSPDGPSLVWSAGETTTISCQTGTLTGFGVSTASLTCQSGTTFTIGGTSVSSSALTCSQRITGQLTSTTTSCGAGAGQLRDIGFLNPSNQLVTYIQSCYNVNTASVIYTRHIIPGRAINHAIQESYRPSFKVTGTASHVSPATSYTTASQSTRLATLLGSQAQADQFITTSSYMSRGHLAPDADGIFRSWQWATYFYVNVAPQWQVVNAGNWLTVEGATRNIAGRLLEDVLVFNGCHDIMTLPHVNGQQVPITLEAGGIQAPKWYWKIIKSPSTNSGIALITNNDPFRTSMPASEMLCQDVCSTYGWGNSNYGNFARGYTYCCTVAALMSAIPAIPAEAAVANVLRY; encoded by the exons ATGAGAAGAATCGCGAGATTAATTGTGCTCACCGTGGCATTGGAACTTGTATGGGGGC AATGTACTGTCAACCTGAGAACCGATTTGGTATCCCCTGAACCGGTATTCTTCCGCACGGCAACTCAGCTGTGGTCCCCCGATGGACCCTCCTTGGTATGGAGTGCTGGCGAAACTACTACCATATCTTGCCAAACAGGAACACTCACAGGAT TTGGTGTTAGTACTGCATCACTCACGTGCCAATCGGGGACTACGTTTACAATTGGTGGAACATCAGTGAGCTCATCTGCCTTGACATGCTCTCAACGTATAACTGGACAACTTACGTCTACTACTACATCGTGTGGTGCTGGCGCTGGTCAGCTAAGGGACATCGGTTTCTTGAATCCTAGTAATCAGTTAGTCACATACATCCAATCATGTTACAACGTCAACACGGCATCCGTTATCTACACTAGACACATAATTCCGGGCCGAGCGATCAACC ATGCCATCCAGGAATCATACCGTCCATCGTTCAAAGTAACAGGAACTGCATCGCATGTAAGTCCGGCAACCTCATATACCACAGCTTCACAATCCACTCGGCTGGCAACTTTATTGGGTTCACAAGCGCAGGCTGATCAGTTCATCACCACCAGTTCGTACATGTCGCGTGGTCATCTGGCTCCTGATGCTGATGGTATCTTCCGCTCGTGGCAATGGGCTACCTATTTCTATGTTAACGTGGCTCCACAATGGCAG GTTGTCAATGCCGGTAATTGGTTAACTGTAGAGGGAGCTACTCGTAACATTGCGGGCCGTTTACTCGAAGATGTATTGGTGTTCAATGGTTGCCACGATATCATGACCTTGCCACATGTAAACGGACAGCAGGTTCCCATCACTTTGGAAGCTGGTGGCATCCAGGCTCCTAAATGGTACTGGAAGATTATTAAATCACCGAGTACCAATTCCGGCATCGCATTGATCACCAACAACGATCCTTTCCGTACCAGTATGCCAGCTTCGGAGATGCTATGCCAAGATGTGTGCAGCACATACGGATGGGGTAATTCTAACTACGGTAATTTCGCCCGTGGTTATACGTACTGTTGCACTGTCGCTGCGCTCATGAGTGCAATTCCCGCAATTCCTGCTGAAGCGGCCGTGGCAAATGTACTGCGATACTAA
- the LOC134224668 gene encoding uncharacterized protein C05D11.1-like isoform X1 — translation MLFTSLPQVLSRFCYPGRFSLSLFSVTGSENGEFTALFSYLGLLRLQGIIFVSLVPLFCWLLFYTLAPESVRQQTTSQQESPVESERTVASSMSFKLISSANANGVIPVRKYRSERTGLSVIVGEVEGPLVNGYFALATEAHDDDGLPHTLEHLIFLGSEKYPFKGILDLVANRCLASGTNAWTDTDHTCYTMTTAGSGGFLSLLPVYLDHILYPTLTDSGFITEVHHISEEGEDGGVVYCEMQGRENTGESRIHLDMLRAVYPNSGYSSETGGIMSNLRTSTNNKKVRDYHAGFYRPDNLYVIITGQIEPEDIFKALEPIEEKIVSKGTLPKFARPWQTPVAPLAKSENIKILYPADEEDCGLVNVAWRGPKATNEYEELTACSVLLRYLSDTSVSPLQREFVEIDDPFASRVGYNIAENSESLLYISFENVPLSKVDDIHAKLEQVLAKIGKGEEKIDMKRMGSVLERYILEALSNLESNPHDNVAFHVIGDVLYGAVEQDFVNRLNSNKFLQKLKEKKELFWVDLLNKYLVNGKYVVVRAVPSIDEQKRSAKEEMDRIEQQRAALGADGLAKKGKALTDAMASNEIPPPDEMLTSIPVPSVDGIKFHPVQIFKSTDNKNPAGLDLQKLPVYAEAYHLHTNFCYLMVTMNTESVEPELRPYLLLLMELLTESPIRRGDELIPYETVVAALESDTIETEARLGIESTNRFSLGPFSSCATLSMQVVPSKYETGINWIAELLHKTEFTAERVKVCASKMVNDVAQAKREGNSIVRDLLKAMYYKEESNMRVSSLLKQLKFLSVLIEKMDNEQGINNVIENLNKVRQTIIQPDRLGLHIAANWDDMARLQIDLAAPWTKLAPVGEVTKKQLSVISDWKLMNMEGNLTDSTGVVVGMGSVESAFLYQSSKAITDFNDEDLAPLLLFLQYLTQLEGPLWRQIRGQGFSYGYNIVPRPNEGLLYFTLYRATNVVAAYKEAKSITEKQLQSDAEWDSTLLESARSSLIFEIIAREKSIGNVVVQSFLSSFKQVSAGYNQVLVRQVGKVTEADLARVGVKYVKQLFSSAARTAIVCHPDKAADIATAFEQLGHKLKVENSLEGSILA, via the exons ATGCTGTTCACATCTCTCCCTCAGGTTTTGTCAAGGTTTTGTTATCCCGGCAGATTTTCATTATCATTGTTTTCCGTGACCGGTTCGGAGAACGGCGAGTTCACTGCCCTTTTTTCTTATCTTG GATTGCTTCGATTGCAGGGCATCATTTTCGTTTCCTTGGTGCCGCTTTTTTGTTGGCTGTTGTTTTACACATTAGCGCCGGAGTCAGTGCGTCAGCAGACAACGTCGCAGCAGGAATCGCCAGTTGAAAGTGAGCGTACCGTCGCCAGCAGTATGAGTTTTAAGTTGATCAGCAGCGCCAACGCCAATGGAGTAATTCCGGTTCGGAAGTATCGCTCGGAACGTACCGGATTGAGCGTCATCGTAGGTGAGGTCGAAG GGCCGCTGGTGAACGGATATTTTGCATTGGCAACGGAGGCACATGACGATGATGGCTTGCCGCACACTTTGGAACATTTGATTTTCCTAGGATCGGAAAAGTATCCATTTAAGGGTATCTTAGATCTGGTGGCCAATCGTTGTCTTGCATCGGGAACTAATGCCTGGACGGATACCGATCACACTTGTTACACGATGACAACAGCCGGAAGTGGTGGTTTTCTCTCTTTGTTACCGGTCTATCTGGATCATATCCTGTACCCAACTCTGACCGATTCGGGTTTTATAACGGAAGTGCACCACATTTCCGAAGAAGGAGAGGATGGAGGTGTAGTTTACTGTGAAATGCAAGGAAGAGAAAATACCGGGGAGTCCAGAATCCATTTGGATATGCTTCGAGCGGTCTATCCTAACTCCGGTTACAGTTCGGAAACTGGTGGAATAATGAGCAATTTACGTACTAGCACTAATAATAAGAAGGTGCGAGACTATCATGCGGGATTCTATCGGCCAGATAACCTTTACGTAATTATCACTGGTCAGATTGAGCCAGAGGACATTTTCAAGGCATTAGAGCCGATAGAGGAAAAGATTGTTTCCAAAGGAACATTACCGAAATTTGCTCGCCCTTGGCAAACTCCAGTGGCACCATTAGCCAAATCAGAGAATATAAAAATCCTGTACCCCGCCGATGAAGAAGACTGCGGTTTAGTTAACGTGGCTTGGCGTGGTCCAAAGGCCACCAATGAATATGAAGAATTGACAGCGTGTTCCGTACTTTTGCGTTATCTCTCGGATACATCAGTCAGTCCACTGCAACGTGAGTTCGTTGAGATCGATGATCCTTTCGCTAGCCGTGTTGGTTACAACATTGCTGAAAATTCGGAATCGTTGCTGTACATTTCTTTCGAGAATGTGCCTCTTAGTAAGGTGGATGATATTCACGCAAAACTGGAACAAGTTCTGGCGAAAATAGGCAAGGGGGAGGAGAAAATCGATATGAAGCGTATGGGCAGTGTACTGGAGAGATACATTTTGGAAGCGCTGAGTAATCTGGAAAGCAATCCTCATGATAATGTGGCCTTTCATGTAATAGGAGATGTTCTGTACGGCGCAGTTGAACAAGAT TTTGTTAACCGCTTGAACTCgaataaattccttcagaagctgaaggaaaagaaagaacTATTTTGGGTGGATTTGCTGAACAAGTACCTTGTAAAT GGAAAGTATGTTGTAGTTCGTGCTGTGCCAAGTATCGATGAACAGAAAAGATCGGCCAAGGAAGAGATGGATCGTATTGAACAACAACGAGCAGCTCTAGGAGCAGATGGTTTGGCCAAGAAGGGAAAAGCGCTAACTGATGCTATGGCTTCAAACGAAATCCCTCCACCGGACGAGATGTTAACTTCCATTCCTGTTCCTTCTGTTGATGGAATAAAATTTCATCCTGTGCAGATATTTAAATCGACTGACAACAAGAACCCGGCTGGATTGGATCTACAAAAGCTGCCGGTGTATGCAGAAGCCTACCATTTGcacacaaatttctgctac CTTATGGTTACGATGAACACCGAATCAGTTGAGCCAGAACTGCGTCCCTATTTACTGCTACTGATGGAGTTGCTCACAGAATCACCGATTCGACGTGGTGATGAACTGATCCCATACGAGACGGTCGTTGCAGCACTTGAATCAGATACCATCGAGACTGAGGCTCGGCTGGGAATCGAATCTACAAATCGGTTCAGCTTGGGACCCTTTTCCAGCTGTGCAACGCTGTCTATGCAAGTAGTGCCCAGCAAGTACGAAACCGGAATCAATTGGATCGCCGAACTCCTGCACAAAACCGAATTTACTGCGGAACGAGTCAAGGTTTGCGCCTCTAAAATGGTAAATGATGTGGCGCAAGCCAAACGAGAAGGCAATTCAATTGTGAGAGATTTACTGAAGGCCATGTATTACAAGGAAG AAAGCAACATGCGTGTCAGCTCCCTGCTAAAGCAGCTGAAATTTTTGAGtgttttaatcgaaaaaatggaTAACGAACAAGGTATCAATAATGTCATCGAAAACCTAAATAAGGTTCGTCAAACAATTATCCAGCCGGACCGATTAGGATTGCATATAGCTGCCAATTGGGATGATATGGCTCGATTACAGATCGATTTGGCGGCACCATGGACAAAGTTGGCCCCGGTTGGTGAAGTAACGAAAAAACA ACTCTCCGttatttcggattggaaattgatgAACATGGAAGGCAATCTGACGGATTCCACCGGTGTTGTAGTTGGGATGGGAAGCGTCGAAAGTGCTTTCTTGTATCAAAGCTCTAAAGCCATTACCGATTTCAATGACGAGGATCTTGCACCGTTGCTGCTATTCCTCCAGTACCTTACCCAACTTGAGGGTCCTCTATGGCGTCAAATTCGAGGCCAAGGATTCTCCTATGGATACAACATCGTTCCCAGACCGAACGAAGGTTTACTCTACTTTACGCTGTATCGTGCAACGAATGTGGTTGCTGCCTACAAAGAGGCCAAGTCAATTACT GAAAAACAACTCCAATCGGACGCGGAGTGGGACTCAACTTTACTGGAATCGGCTCGCAGTTCGTTGATATTTGAAATTATCGCCCGGGAAAAGAGCATCGGCAACGTGGTGGTGCAGTCATTCCTGTCGAGCTTCAAGCAGGTTTCGGCCGGCTACAATCAAGTGCTTGTCCGGCAGGTTGGGAAAGTGACCGAAGCCGATCTGGCGCGTGTGGGCGTCAAGTACGTTAAACAATTGTTTTCGTCAGCAGCACGCACGGCGATAGTGTGCCATCCGGATAAGGCAGCTGATATCGCTACCGCATTTGAACAGCTTGGCCATAAACTAAAAGTGGAAAACAGCTTGGAAGGCAGTATTTTGGCATGA
- the LOC134224668 gene encoding uncharacterized protein C05D11.1-like isoform X2, producing MSFKLISSANANGVIPVRKYRSERTGLSVIVGEVEGPLVNGYFALATEAHDDDGLPHTLEHLIFLGSEKYPFKGILDLVANRCLASGTNAWTDTDHTCYTMTTAGSGGFLSLLPVYLDHILYPTLTDSGFITEVHHISEEGEDGGVVYCEMQGRENTGESRIHLDMLRAVYPNSGYSSETGGIMSNLRTSTNNKKVRDYHAGFYRPDNLYVIITGQIEPEDIFKALEPIEEKIVSKGTLPKFARPWQTPVAPLAKSENIKILYPADEEDCGLVNVAWRGPKATNEYEELTACSVLLRYLSDTSVSPLQREFVEIDDPFASRVGYNIAENSESLLYISFENVPLSKVDDIHAKLEQVLAKIGKGEEKIDMKRMGSVLERYILEALSNLESNPHDNVAFHVIGDVLYGAVEQDFVNRLNSNKFLQKLKEKKELFWVDLLNKYLVNGKYVVVRAVPSIDEQKRSAKEEMDRIEQQRAALGADGLAKKGKALTDAMASNEIPPPDEMLTSIPVPSVDGIKFHPVQIFKSTDNKNPAGLDLQKLPVYAEAYHLHTNFCYLMVTMNTESVEPELRPYLLLLMELLTESPIRRGDELIPYETVVAALESDTIETEARLGIESTNRFSLGPFSSCATLSMQVVPSKYETGINWIAELLHKTEFTAERVKVCASKMVNDVAQAKREGNSIVRDLLKAMYYKEESNMRVSSLLKQLKFLSVLIEKMDNEQGINNVIENLNKVRQTIIQPDRLGLHIAANWDDMARLQIDLAAPWTKLAPVGEVTKKQLSVISDWKLMNMEGNLTDSTGVVVGMGSVESAFLYQSSKAITDFNDEDLAPLLLFLQYLTQLEGPLWRQIRGQGFSYGYNIVPRPNEGLLYFTLYRATNVVAAYKEAKSITEKQLQSDAEWDSTLLESARSSLIFEIIAREKSIGNVVVQSFLSSFKQVSAGYNQVLVRQVGKVTEADLARVGVKYVKQLFSSAARTAIVCHPDKAADIATAFEQLGHKLKVENSLEGSILA from the exons ATGAGTTTTAAGTTGATCAGCAGCGCCAACGCCAATGGAGTAATTCCGGTTCGGAAGTATCGCTCGGAACGTACCGGATTGAGCGTCATCGTAGGTGAGGTCGAAG GGCCGCTGGTGAACGGATATTTTGCATTGGCAACGGAGGCACATGACGATGATGGCTTGCCGCACACTTTGGAACATTTGATTTTCCTAGGATCGGAAAAGTATCCATTTAAGGGTATCTTAGATCTGGTGGCCAATCGTTGTCTTGCATCGGGAACTAATGCCTGGACGGATACCGATCACACTTGTTACACGATGACAACAGCCGGAAGTGGTGGTTTTCTCTCTTTGTTACCGGTCTATCTGGATCATATCCTGTACCCAACTCTGACCGATTCGGGTTTTATAACGGAAGTGCACCACATTTCCGAAGAAGGAGAGGATGGAGGTGTAGTTTACTGTGAAATGCAAGGAAGAGAAAATACCGGGGAGTCCAGAATCCATTTGGATATGCTTCGAGCGGTCTATCCTAACTCCGGTTACAGTTCGGAAACTGGTGGAATAATGAGCAATTTACGTACTAGCACTAATAATAAGAAGGTGCGAGACTATCATGCGGGATTCTATCGGCCAGATAACCTTTACGTAATTATCACTGGTCAGATTGAGCCAGAGGACATTTTCAAGGCATTAGAGCCGATAGAGGAAAAGATTGTTTCCAAAGGAACATTACCGAAATTTGCTCGCCCTTGGCAAACTCCAGTGGCACCATTAGCCAAATCAGAGAATATAAAAATCCTGTACCCCGCCGATGAAGAAGACTGCGGTTTAGTTAACGTGGCTTGGCGTGGTCCAAAGGCCACCAATGAATATGAAGAATTGACAGCGTGTTCCGTACTTTTGCGTTATCTCTCGGATACATCAGTCAGTCCACTGCAACGTGAGTTCGTTGAGATCGATGATCCTTTCGCTAGCCGTGTTGGTTACAACATTGCTGAAAATTCGGAATCGTTGCTGTACATTTCTTTCGAGAATGTGCCTCTTAGTAAGGTGGATGATATTCACGCAAAACTGGAACAAGTTCTGGCGAAAATAGGCAAGGGGGAGGAGAAAATCGATATGAAGCGTATGGGCAGTGTACTGGAGAGATACATTTTGGAAGCGCTGAGTAATCTGGAAAGCAATCCTCATGATAATGTGGCCTTTCATGTAATAGGAGATGTTCTGTACGGCGCAGTTGAACAAGAT TTTGTTAACCGCTTGAACTCgaataaattccttcagaagctgaaggaaaagaaagaacTATTTTGGGTGGATTTGCTGAACAAGTACCTTGTAAAT GGAAAGTATGTTGTAGTTCGTGCTGTGCCAAGTATCGATGAACAGAAAAGATCGGCCAAGGAAGAGATGGATCGTATTGAACAACAACGAGCAGCTCTAGGAGCAGATGGTTTGGCCAAGAAGGGAAAAGCGCTAACTGATGCTATGGCTTCAAACGAAATCCCTCCACCGGACGAGATGTTAACTTCCATTCCTGTTCCTTCTGTTGATGGAATAAAATTTCATCCTGTGCAGATATTTAAATCGACTGACAACAAGAACCCGGCTGGATTGGATCTACAAAAGCTGCCGGTGTATGCAGAAGCCTACCATTTGcacacaaatttctgctac CTTATGGTTACGATGAACACCGAATCAGTTGAGCCAGAACTGCGTCCCTATTTACTGCTACTGATGGAGTTGCTCACAGAATCACCGATTCGACGTGGTGATGAACTGATCCCATACGAGACGGTCGTTGCAGCACTTGAATCAGATACCATCGAGACTGAGGCTCGGCTGGGAATCGAATCTACAAATCGGTTCAGCTTGGGACCCTTTTCCAGCTGTGCAACGCTGTCTATGCAAGTAGTGCCCAGCAAGTACGAAACCGGAATCAATTGGATCGCCGAACTCCTGCACAAAACCGAATTTACTGCGGAACGAGTCAAGGTTTGCGCCTCTAAAATGGTAAATGATGTGGCGCAAGCCAAACGAGAAGGCAATTCAATTGTGAGAGATTTACTGAAGGCCATGTATTACAAGGAAG AAAGCAACATGCGTGTCAGCTCCCTGCTAAAGCAGCTGAAATTTTTGAGtgttttaatcgaaaaaatggaTAACGAACAAGGTATCAATAATGTCATCGAAAACCTAAATAAGGTTCGTCAAACAATTATCCAGCCGGACCGATTAGGATTGCATATAGCTGCCAATTGGGATGATATGGCTCGATTACAGATCGATTTGGCGGCACCATGGACAAAGTTGGCCCCGGTTGGTGAAGTAACGAAAAAACA ACTCTCCGttatttcggattggaaattgatgAACATGGAAGGCAATCTGACGGATTCCACCGGTGTTGTAGTTGGGATGGGAAGCGTCGAAAGTGCTTTCTTGTATCAAAGCTCTAAAGCCATTACCGATTTCAATGACGAGGATCTTGCACCGTTGCTGCTATTCCTCCAGTACCTTACCCAACTTGAGGGTCCTCTATGGCGTCAAATTCGAGGCCAAGGATTCTCCTATGGATACAACATCGTTCCCAGACCGAACGAAGGTTTACTCTACTTTACGCTGTATCGTGCAACGAATGTGGTTGCTGCCTACAAAGAGGCCAAGTCAATTACT GAAAAACAACTCCAATCGGACGCGGAGTGGGACTCAACTTTACTGGAATCGGCTCGCAGTTCGTTGATATTTGAAATTATCGCCCGGGAAAAGAGCATCGGCAACGTGGTGGTGCAGTCATTCCTGTCGAGCTTCAAGCAGGTTTCGGCCGGCTACAATCAAGTGCTTGTCCGGCAGGTTGGGAAAGTGACCGAAGCCGATCTGGCGCGTGTGGGCGTCAAGTACGTTAAACAATTGTTTTCGTCAGCAGCACGCACGGCGATAGTGTGCCATCCGGATAAGGCAGCTGATATCGCTACCGCATTTGAACAGCTTGGCCATAAACTAAAAGTGGAAAACAGCTTGGAAGGCAGTATTTTGGCATGA